The following are from one region of the Methanomassiliicoccales archaeon LGM-DZ1 genome:
- a CDS encoding flavodoxin, translating to MSDILVAYYSRAGENYFGGSKRYIKVGNTKRAAESIAASVGADIFEIRQKVPYSDVYDECIAQAKDDLRKKARPEIEGFPEKTGYRTMVLAYPNYWGTVPMAVLTFLEGFSTGGMRILPLCTNEGSGMGRSESDIKAACPDAEIGEGLEVPGSSVGTAGAEKRISDWLKAAGL from the coding sequence ATGTCCGATATTCTGGTCGCATACTATTCCCGCGCCGGGGAGAACTACTTCGGCGGATCCAAGCGCTACATCAAGGTCGGCAACACCAAAAGAGCGGCGGAGTCCATCGCTGCCTCCGTCGGGGCGGATATCTTCGAGATCCGCCAGAAGGTCCCGTATTCGGATGTCTACGACGAGTGCATCGCGCAGGCCAAGGACGACCTGAGGAAGAAGGCGAGGCCCGAGATAGAGGGCTTCCCGGAGAAGACCGGGTACCGGACGATGGTCCTGGCATACCCGAACTACTGGGGCACCGTGCCCATGGCCGTCCTCACGTTCCTGGAGGGCTTCAGCACCGGCGGCATGAGGATCCTCCCGCTGTGCACCAACGAAGGAAGCGGTATGGGCCGGAGCGAATCCGACATAAAGGCCGCATGCCCCGATGCGGAGATCGGGGAAGGCCTCGAGGTCCCCGGCAGCAGCGTCGGAACGGCCGGGGCCGAGAAGAGGATCTCCGATTGGCTGAAAGCGGCCGGCCTCTGA
- a CDS encoding anthranilate synthase component I family protein has protein sequence MLTPTIEEVRKYAADGRYDICPVRREILSDFRTPIEVMRALMNVSGHCYMFESADATKRRGRYTFLGFDPKMGISIRNGKMKVGDLEFETRDPNSYIRQVLGKYRSPKVDGFPPFTGGLVGYFSYDYLKYAEPSLDLDAKDDEMFNDIDLMLFDRVVVFDNFAQKLLLIANVNLSRLDTDYNRAESDIRQMEEIVRHGAPKPDLSGRLKSEIRPFFTEEQYCSMIEKAKERIYEGDIFQVVLSNRLEADYEGSLFNTYRVLRTVNPSPYMFYFSGSDMEVAGASPETLVKLEDGILHTFPLAGTRPRGKTEEEDRELAEGLLKDPKELAEHNMLVDLGRNDIGKISEFGTVKVERFHCIERYSHVMHIGSSVRGEIARGKDALDAVGAVLPAGTLSGAPKIRACQIINSLENCKRGIYGGGFGYIGFGGNLDLCIGIRLAYKKNGKVFIRSGAGIVADSQPHREYKECLDKAAAVVFALKKAEDEDL, from the coding sequence ATGCTCACACCAACCATCGAGGAGGTCAGGAAGTACGCCGCGGACGGCAGGTACGACATCTGCCCCGTGCGCAGGGAGATCCTCTCCGACTTCAGGACCCCCATCGAGGTCATGAGGGCGCTGATGAACGTCTCGGGCCACTGCTACATGTTCGAGAGCGCGGATGCGACCAAGAGGAGGGGACGCTACACCTTCCTCGGGTTCGACCCCAAGATGGGGATCAGCATCCGCAACGGGAAGATGAAGGTCGGCGACCTCGAGTTCGAGACCCGCGACCCCAACAGCTACATCAGGCAGGTCCTCGGCAAGTACAGGAGCCCGAAGGTCGACGGGTTCCCCCCGTTCACCGGCGGCCTCGTCGGATACTTCTCCTACGACTATCTGAAATACGCCGAGCCGTCGCTGGACCTGGACGCGAAGGATGATGAGATGTTCAACGACATCGACCTCATGCTCTTCGACAGGGTCGTGGTCTTCGACAACTTCGCCCAGAAGCTCCTCCTGATCGCCAACGTGAACCTGAGCAGGCTGGACACCGATTACAACCGCGCCGAGTCCGACATCCGCCAGATGGAGGAGATCGTCAGGCACGGGGCGCCCAAGCCGGACCTCTCCGGCCGCCTGAAGTCCGAGATCAGGCCGTTCTTCACCGAGGAGCAGTACTGCTCCATGATCGAGAAGGCCAAGGAGCGCATCTACGAGGGGGACATCTTCCAGGTGGTCCTCTCGAACAGGCTGGAGGCCGACTACGAGGGCAGCCTCTTCAACACCTACAGGGTGCTGAGGACGGTCAACCCCTCCCCCTACATGTTCTACTTCTCCGGTTCCGACATGGAAGTCGCCGGCGCCTCGCCGGAGACCCTGGTCAAGCTGGAGGACGGCATCCTGCACACCTTCCCCCTGGCCGGCACCCGCCCCCGCGGGAAGACCGAGGAAGAGGACAGGGAGCTCGCCGAGGGCCTGCTGAAGGACCCCAAGGAGCTCGCCGAGCACAACATGCTGGTGGACCTCGGCAGGAACGACATCGGGAAGATCTCCGAGTTCGGGACGGTGAAGGTGGAGAGGTTCCACTGCATCGAGCGCTACTCCCATGTGATGCACATCGGGTCCAGCGTCCGCGGAGAGATCGCCCGCGGTAAGGACGCTCTCGACGCGGTCGGCGCCGTCCTCCCGGCCGGGACCCTGTCCGGGGCCCCCAAGATCAGGGCGTGCCAGATCATCAACTCCCTGGAGAACTGCAAGCGCGGGATCTACGGCGGCGGGTTCGGCTACATCGGCTTCGGCGGGAACCTGGACCTCTGCATCGGCATCCGCCTCGCCTACAAGAAGAACGGCAAGGTCTTCATCAGGTCGGGCGCAGGGATCGTCGCCGATTCCCAGCCGCACAGAGAATACAAGGAATGCCTCGACAAGGCCGCGGCCGTGGTCTTCGCCCTGAAGAAAGCGGAGGATGAGGACCTGTGA
- a CDS encoding aminodeoxychorismate/anthranilate synthase component II, producing the protein MILLIDNYDSFSYNLYQCIGELDPDIRVVRNDEMTVKQIDALAPQAIIISPGPGRPEDAGVSVDTVRELGGKYPILGVCLGHQAICQAYGAKIVHAKHLMHGKTSEAKIDTEDPIFRGLPERITVARYHSLAADPSTMPECLETIAETDDGEIMAVRLKGGRVYGLQFHPESVMTPEGTKILANFLAIAGIETGKKERTI; encoded by the coding sequence GTGATACTGCTCATCGACAACTACGACAGCTTCTCCTACAACCTGTACCAGTGCATCGGAGAGCTTGACCCAGACATCCGCGTGGTCAGGAACGACGAGATGACCGTGAAGCAGATCGACGCCCTCGCCCCCCAGGCCATCATCATCTCCCCCGGCCCTGGCAGGCCGGAGGACGCGGGCGTGAGCGTGGACACCGTCAGGGAGCTGGGCGGGAAGTACCCCATCCTGGGCGTCTGCCTCGGCCACCAGGCTATATGCCAGGCGTACGGGGCGAAGATTGTCCACGCCAAGCACCTGATGCACGGCAAGACGTCCGAAGCAAAGATCGACACGGAGGACCCCATATTCAGGGGGCTCCCGGAGCGCATCACCGTGGCGAGGTACCACTCGCTGGCGGCGGACCCGTCGACGATGCCGGAATGCCTGGAGACCATAGCAGAGACGGACGACGGCGAAATTATGGCCGTGAGGCTGAAGGGGGGCCGCGTCTACGGCCTCCAGTTCCATCCCGAGTCGGTGATGACCCCCGAGGGGACGAAGATACTGGCCAACTTCCTTGCGATAGCGGGAATCGAGACCGGGAAGAAGGAGCGGACAATATGA
- the trpB gene encoding tryptophan synthase subunit beta: protein MTNPNGRFGEYGGQYMPETLMNAVNELEEAYNKYSKDPEFQRELADLLKNYANRPSMLYYAERMTKDLGGAKIYLKREDLNHTGAHKINNVLGQALLAKKMGKTRLIAETGAGQHGVATATAAALMGMECVVFMGVKDMERQALNVYRMRLLGAEVRGVADGTGTLKDAVSAAMREWTTRIDDTHYCLGSVMGPHPFPTIVRDFQSVIGKEIREQLMSKEGRLPDMLIACVGGGSNAIGTFYDFIGDKSVELVGAEAAGKGIDTPETAATMNTGSVGIFHGMKSYFCQNKYGQIAPVYSISAGLDYPGIGPEHAFLHDIGRAKYVAITDEEAVQAFEYLSRTEGIIPAIESAHAVAYAMKVAPTMPKDKIIVVTLSGRGDKDVAAIARYRGVDLHD from the coding sequence ATGACAAATCCAAACGGAAGGTTCGGCGAATACGGCGGGCAGTACATGCCCGAGACACTGATGAACGCGGTCAACGAGCTGGAGGAAGCCTACAACAAGTACAGCAAGGACCCGGAGTTCCAGAGGGAGCTCGCGGACCTGCTCAAGAACTACGCCAACAGGCCCAGCATGCTGTATTATGCCGAGAGGATGACGAAGGACCTCGGCGGCGCCAAGATCTACCTCAAAAGGGAGGACCTCAACCACACCGGCGCGCATAAGATCAACAACGTGCTGGGACAGGCCCTCCTCGCGAAGAAGATGGGCAAGACCAGGCTCATCGCCGAGACCGGCGCCGGCCAGCACGGAGTGGCCACCGCCACCGCAGCGGCCCTGATGGGCATGGAGTGCGTCGTGTTCATGGGCGTCAAGGACATGGAGAGGCAGGCCCTCAACGTCTACAGGATGCGCCTGCTGGGCGCAGAGGTCCGCGGAGTGGCCGACGGGACCGGGACCCTCAAGGACGCGGTCTCCGCCGCCATGAGGGAATGGACCACCCGCATAGACGACACCCACTACTGCCTCGGGTCCGTCATGGGCCCGCACCCGTTCCCGACGATCGTCAGGGATTTCCAGAGCGTCATCGGCAAGGAGATCAGGGAGCAGCTGATGTCGAAGGAGGGGCGCCTGCCCGACATGCTCATCGCCTGCGTCGGCGGCGGGTCCAACGCCATCGGAACGTTCTACGACTTCATCGGCGACAAGTCCGTGGAGCTGGTGGGCGCGGAAGCGGCCGGGAAGGGCATCGACACCCCGGAGACCGCCGCGACCATGAACACCGGCAGCGTCGGCATCTTCCACGGGATGAAATCGTACTTCTGCCAGAACAAGTACGGGCAGATTGCGCCTGTGTACTCGATCTCCGCCGGGCTGGACTATCCGGGGATCGGGCCCGAGCATGCGTTCCTGCACGATATCGGCAGGGCGAAGTACGTGGCGATAACCGACGAGGAGGCCGTGCAGGCCTTCGAGTACCTCTCGAGGACCGAAGGCATCATCCCCGCCATCGAATCCGCCCATGCGGTGGCCTATGCCATGAAGGTCGCTCCGACCATGCCCAAGGACAAGATCATCGTCGTGACCCTGTCGGGGAGAGGGGACAAGGATGTCGCAGCCATCGCCAGGTACAGGGGGGTCGACCTCCATGATTGA
- a CDS encoding ribbon-helix-helix domain-containing protein yields the protein MAENDKMTLISLRLTDEDIKILNQYMSETGIDSRSEAIRSAIRSVGAESEQRSGEDGIYVRLSQVQLLTLDNMKKQGIIFDEESFIRQLVLDQIIPKDAKESSAADAFRAAQQKAQML from the coding sequence ATGGCTGAGAACGACAAGATGACGCTGATCTCTCTGAGACTCACTGATGAGGACATCAAGATCCTCAACCAGTACATGTCGGAGACCGGCATCGACTCCCGTTCGGAGGCCATCCGCAGCGCCATCAGGAGCGTCGGAGCGGAATCTGAGCAGAGGTCGGGCGAGGATGGGATATACGTCAGACTGAGCCAGGTTCAGCTCTTGACCCTTGACAACATGAAGAAGCAGGGGATAATCTTCGACGAGGAGTCCTTCATCAGGCAGCTCGTCCTGGATCAGATCATCCCCAAGGATGCCAAGGAAAGCTCCGCAGCAGACGCCTTCAGGGCCGCGCAGCAGAAAGCGCAGATGCTCTGA
- the trpA gene encoding tryptophan synthase subunit alpha, with the protein MIELSQAFGHGKAFIPFITCGDPDLETTGKIIREAVRNGADLIELGIPFSDPTAEGPVIMEADRRALAGGVTTDDILSFAKELRKDVKVPMIFMTYANVVYSYGPDRFCEKAAEADVRGLLLCDVPYEEKQDFLPACEKHGISLISMIAPTSENRIGMIAKEAQGFIYIVSSLGVTGVRKSITTDISPMVDVIRKNTNVPCAVGFGISTPEQARKMASLSDGAIVGSAIIKIIDAGGPDMVKKVGEYVKSMKDAISDL; encoded by the coding sequence ATGATTGAACTGTCCCAGGCGTTCGGCCACGGCAAGGCGTTCATCCCGTTCATCACCTGCGGGGACCCGGACCTGGAGACCACTGGGAAGATCATCAGGGAGGCCGTGAGGAACGGCGCCGACCTCATCGAGCTCGGGATACCCTTCTCCGACCCCACCGCCGAGGGCCCCGTCATCATGGAGGCCGACAGGCGCGCCCTTGCGGGCGGGGTGACCACCGACGACATCCTCTCCTTCGCCAAGGAGCTCAGGAAGGACGTGAAGGTCCCGATGATCTTCATGACCTATGCCAACGTCGTGTACTCCTACGGCCCCGACAGGTTCTGCGAGAAGGCCGCCGAGGCCGATGTCCGCGGGCTCCTCCTGTGCGATGTTCCGTATGAGGAGAAGCAGGACTTCCTCCCGGCATGCGAGAAGCACGGCATCAGCCTGATATCGATGATCGCGCCCACCTCCGAGAACAGGATCGGCATGATCGCCAAGGAGGCCCAGGGCTTCATCTACATCGTGTCCTCGCTCGGGGTCACCGGCGTGAGGAAGAGCATCACCACCGATATATCCCCCATGGTGGACGTCATCAGGAAGAACACGAACGTGCCCTGCGCGGTCGGGTTCGGCATATCCACCCCCGAACAGGCCAGGAAGATGGCATCTCTGTCCGACGGCGCCATCGTCGGGAGCGCGATCATAAAGATCATCGATGCGGGAGGGCCCGACATGGTGAAGAAGGTCGGAGAGTACGTCAAGTCCATGAAGGACGCGATCTCCGACCTCTGA
- the trpC gene encoding indole-3-glycerol phosphate synthase TrpC, which translates to MSSSIIDDIAADTRARVEESRRRVPMKVLRERARMMGSDTGFPFEKALRSRGGISFICEVKKASPSKGIIARDFPYLSIAEDYEAGGANAISVLTEPRWFLGSTEYLREIASSVKIPCLRKDFVVDEYMIYEAKALGASAVLLISSLLDDDRLSYFIRTADSLGLSALVECRDAFDIGRSVSAGARIIGVNNRNLADFSVDPRNSARLRSLVPDDVIFVGESGIRTPEDVRTLADSGADAVLIGETLMRSTDRKGMLAHLRGVC; encoded by the coding sequence ATGAGCAGCAGCATCATCGACGACATAGCGGCCGACACGAGGGCCAGGGTGGAGGAGTCCCGCAGGCGCGTGCCCATGAAGGTCCTCCGCGAGAGGGCCCGCATGATGGGGTCCGATACCGGCTTCCCCTTCGAGAAGGCCCTCCGTTCGCGCGGCGGCATCTCCTTCATCTGCGAGGTGAAGAAGGCGTCCCCCTCCAAGGGCATAATAGCCAGGGACTTCCCGTACCTCAGCATTGCCGAGGACTACGAGGCCGGAGGGGCCAACGCCATCTCCGTGCTCACCGAGCCCCGCTGGTTCCTGGGGAGCACCGAGTACCTGCGCGAGATCGCCTCGTCGGTGAAGATACCGTGCCTGAGGAAGGACTTCGTGGTCGACGAGTACATGATCTACGAGGCCAAGGCCCTGGGCGCGTCCGCAGTCCTGCTCATCAGCTCCCTGCTCGACGATGACAGGCTGTCCTACTTCATCCGCACGGCCGACAGCCTGGGACTTTCAGCATTGGTGGAATGCCGCGACGCCTTCGACATCGGCAGGTCCGTCTCCGCCGGCGCGAGGATAATCGGCGTGAACAACCGCAACCTGGCCGACTTCTCCGTCGACCCGAGGAACAGCGCCCGCCTGAGGTCGCTGGTCCCGGACGACGTGATATTCGTGGGGGAGAGCGGGATCAGGACCCCGGAGGACGTCCGCACGCTCGCGGACTCGGGGGCGGACGCCGTCCTCATAGGGGAGACGCTCATGCGCTCCACGGACAGGAAAGGCATGCTGGCACATCTGAGGGGAGTCTGTTGA
- the trpD gene encoding anthranilate phosphoribosyltransferase — MIKEAIIKIVDKKDLTYDEAYQVMDEIMTGKTTPTQNAAFLAALSTKSTKAETIDEISGCAAAMRDHALKVDNPYKTLEIVGTGGDGAGSFNISTTSAFVISASKAKVSKHGNRAASSKSGAADVLEALGVNIHQSPEKAVSLLKDPGMCFFFAQDYHSSMKYVGPIRKELGIRTVFNILGPLTNPGRPAYMVLGVYDRSLVDPLARVLTQLGVEKGMVVYGQDGFDEISCSAPTSVCEVNGGKYDSYEIAPEDFGIGRCMKSDASGGSPEANAKITRNILSGEYGPKRDIVLLNSAAGLYCAGKAADMADGVELARKLLADGSALRQLDSLKELSNI, encoded by the coding sequence ATGATAAAAGAAGCAATCATCAAGATCGTTGACAAGAAGGACCTCACCTACGATGAGGCCTACCAGGTCATGGACGAGATCATGACCGGCAAGACCACGCCCACCCAGAACGCAGCGTTCCTGGCGGCGCTGTCCACCAAGAGCACCAAGGCCGAGACCATCGACGAGATATCCGGGTGCGCCGCAGCCATGCGCGACCATGCGCTGAAGGTGGACAACCCCTACAAGACCCTAGAGATCGTGGGGACCGGCGGGGACGGTGCCGGGAGCTTCAACATCTCCACCACCTCCGCGTTCGTCATCTCCGCATCCAAAGCCAAGGTGTCCAAGCACGGCAACCGGGCGGCGTCCTCCAAGTCGGGGGCGGCCGACGTCCTCGAGGCGCTGGGGGTCAACATCCACCAGAGCCCGGAGAAGGCCGTCAGCCTCCTGAAGGACCCTGGCATGTGCTTCTTCTTCGCCCAGGACTACCACAGCTCGATGAAGTACGTCGGGCCCATAAGGAAGGAGCTCGGGATCAGGACCGTCTTCAACATCCTCGGCCCGCTCACCAACCCCGGCCGCCCCGCCTACATGGTGCTCGGCGTCTACGACAGGTCCCTTGTCGACCCGCTCGCCCGCGTGCTGACCCAGCTGGGCGTCGAAAAGGGCATGGTGGTCTACGGGCAGGACGGGTTCGACGAGATCTCCTGCAGCGCCCCGACCTCCGTGTGCGAGGTCAACGGGGGGAAGTACGACTCCTACGAGATCGCCCCCGAAGACTTCGGGATAGGGAGATGCATGAAATCCGATGCCTCCGGCGGTTCCCCCGAGGCCAACGCCAAGATCACCCGCAACATCCTGAGCGGAGAATACGGGCCTAAGCGCGACATCGTCCTCCTGAACTCCGCGGCCGGCCTCTACTGCGCCGGCAAGGCGGCGGACATGGCCGACGGCGTCGAACTGGCCAGGAAACTGCTGGCCGACGGTTCCGCGCTCAGGCAGCTCGACTCCCTGAAGGAGCTGTCCAACATCTGA
- the iorA gene encoding indolepyruvate ferredoxin oxidoreductase subunit alpha: MADLLAENGKQLLLGNEAITRGLFEAGVRFASTYPGTPSSEVGNLLEVYSDKAGMYFEFSSNEKTAVEVAAAAASSGVRSFTFMKHVGLNVAADPMMTLAYAGVRAGMLIMSADDPSAHSSQNEQDNRYYSTLALIPMVEPSNPQEAKDFIAPAYEISERLGLPLLYRTTTRVNHARSPVELGKIRTDTPAKGHFDKDDACFVNIPAYAIHNRVRLLEKMKAAEELSESSPLNRIEGSGDVGVITSGVAYCYVKEFVSGVSILKLGFTNPVPEKKIADFVRGKRMVIVAEELEPFLEDQVLRICAQNGISVPVHGKRDGTLPREWEYSPDTMKRLKGLVDVRETPEPMPKSSLKIPGRPPSLCAGCPHRGMYAAVKKAVGKTPVVYCSDIGCYTLGVQPPFRTADFIICMGGGAGAAGGFAQATDQKPISFIGDSTFFHAGVPPLTSALFNHHNIVMVILDNRTTAMTGHQPNPGTGRHFGGIDTDAVDIEGVVKGLGVKFVRTVNPYNVRAAADVMKEALAFDGVAVVISKCPCPLLLKKEKRLEKKVCVVDQDRCVRCYTCLNTIACPALIKKDGAVQVDPSQCIGCGMCADVCPKKCIEVRQ, encoded by the coding sequence ATGGCAGATCTTCTAGCAGAAAACGGGAAGCAGCTGCTCCTCGGGAACGAGGCGATCACCCGCGGCCTGTTCGAGGCTGGGGTCAGGTTCGCCTCGACATATCCAGGCACTCCTTCGTCAGAGGTCGGGAACCTCCTCGAGGTATATTCGGACAAGGCCGGCATGTACTTCGAGTTCTCGTCCAACGAGAAGACAGCGGTCGAGGTGGCCGCGGCCGCCGCATCGTCGGGCGTCAGGTCGTTCACGTTCATGAAGCATGTCGGGCTTAACGTGGCCGCCGATCCCATGATGACCCTCGCCTACGCCGGCGTCAGGGCGGGTATGCTCATCATGTCCGCAGATGACCCTTCGGCGCACAGCTCGCAGAACGAGCAGGACAACAGGTACTACTCGACCCTCGCCCTCATCCCGATGGTGGAGCCTTCGAACCCCCAGGAGGCGAAGGACTTCATCGCCCCCGCTTACGAGATATCGGAGCGGCTCGGCCTCCCGCTGCTCTACAGGACCACCACCCGCGTCAACCACGCCAGGTCCCCTGTCGAGCTCGGGAAGATCCGCACCGATACCCCCGCCAAGGGACACTTCGACAAGGACGACGCCTGCTTCGTCAACATCCCGGCCTACGCCATCCACAACCGCGTCAGGCTGCTGGAGAAGATGAAGGCGGCCGAAGAGCTCTCCGAGAGCTCCCCCCTGAACCGCATCGAGGGCAGCGGGGACGTCGGCGTCATCACCTCCGGCGTCGCCTACTGCTATGTGAAGGAGTTCGTCTCCGGCGTCTCCATCCTCAAACTGGGGTTTACCAACCCGGTGCCGGAGAAGAAGATCGCCGATTTCGTCAGAGGCAAGAGGATGGTCATCGTCGCCGAGGAGCTCGAGCCCTTCCTCGAGGACCAGGTCCTCAGGATCTGCGCCCAGAACGGCATCTCCGTCCCGGTGCACGGCAAGAGGGACGGCACCCTCCCGAGGGAATGGGAGTACTCCCCGGACACCATGAAGAGGCTGAAAGGCCTCGTTGATGTCAGGGAGACCCCCGAGCCCATGCCCAAGAGCTCGCTGAAGATCCCCGGAAGGCCCCCGTCGCTCTGCGCCGGATGCCCCCACCGCGGGATGTACGCCGCCGTGAAGAAGGCCGTCGGCAAGACCCCCGTGGTCTACTGCTCCGACATCGGCTGCTACACCCTCGGCGTCCAGCCTCCCTTCCGCACCGCGGACTTCATCATCTGCATGGGCGGGGGCGCAGGGGCCGCCGGAGGCTTCGCGCAGGCCACCGACCAGAAGCCGATCTCGTTCATCGGGGACTCCACCTTCTTCCACGCGGGCGTCCCCCCGCTGACCTCGGCGCTGTTCAACCACCACAACATCGTCATGGTCATCCTGGACAACCGCACCACGGCCATGACCGGCCACCAGCCCAACCCCGGCACCGGGCGCCACTTCGGAGGCATTGACACCGATGCCGTCGACATCGAGGGCGTCGTGAAGGGCCTGGGAGTGAAGTTCGTCCGCACCGTCAACCCGTACAACGTCAGGGCGGCCGCGGACGTCATGAAGGAGGCCCTCGCGTTCGACGGGGTCGCAGTGGTCATCAGCAAGTGCCCCTGCCCCCTGCTCCTTAAGAAGGAGAAGAGGCTAGAGAAGAAGGTCTGCGTTGTGGACCAGGACAGGTGCGTCAGATGCTACACCTGCCTGAACACCATCGCCTGCCCCGCCCTCATCAAGAAGGACGGCGCGGTGCAGGTGGACCCGTCCCAGTGCATCGGGTGCGGGATGTGCGCCGATGTCTGCCCCAAGAAGTGCATAGAGGTGAGGCAATGA
- a CDS encoding cell division protein FtsZ, with the protein MGNDIASDIAIGGDPRIAVIAVGGAGCRIASALYERACRADIIAINTDREALQQTSADRRIYICKAVTQGLGTRGDAALGKKCAQIHEDEIMAAVRGYDYALIVAGMGGGTGTGAAPVIAELCDRVGVDASAMAIMPFSFESDRAFKAAEGYRRLHSICKTVIKVNNENALSMGYRTMDEALRAVDAAVVNLIFGFIEDAPIISSEHLARKAAAGSSSAKRSGDSVPETVGSLSGKTLS; encoded by the coding sequence ATGGGGAACGATATCGCGTCAGATATCGCGATCGGGGGCGACCCCCGGATAGCGGTGATCGCTGTCGGAGGCGCAGGATGCCGTATCGCTTCGGCGCTCTACGAAAGGGCATGCCGTGCGGATATCATCGCCATAAACACCGACAGGGAGGCCCTTCAGCAGACCTCCGCCGACCGCCGCATATACATATGCAAGGCAGTGACCCAGGGTCTCGGCACCCGCGGGGACGCCGCGCTCGGCAAGAAGTGCGCCCAAATCCACGAGGACGAGATCATGGCCGCCGTCAGAGGATACGATTACGCTCTGATCGTGGCAGGGATGGGAGGAGGAACAGGGACAGGCGCCGCGCCGGTCATCGCAGAGCTCTGCGACAGGGTCGGGGTCGACGCTTCCGCGATGGCCATCATGCCCTTCTCCTTCGAATCCGACAGGGCCTTCAAGGCCGCCGAGGGTTACAGGAGACTCCACTCCATCTGCAAGACCGTCATCAAGGTCAACAACGAGAACGCCCTCAGCATGGGCTACAGGACCATGGACGAGGCGCTCCGCGCCGTCGATGCCGCTGTTGTGAACTTGATATTCGGTTTCATCGAGGATGCTCCGATAATCTCCTCCGAGCATCTGGCGAGGAAGGCCGCCGCAGGCAGCAGCTCTGCCAAGAGGTCCGGGGATTCCGTTCCGGAGACCGTCGGCAGCCTGTCCGGCAAGACGCTTTCCTGA
- a CDS encoding phosphoribosylanthranilate isomerase, whose protein sequence is MTKVKFCGNRTPEDVSFVNEARPDYAGFILAKGFRRTVDDITAEKLAEAVRPGISRVGVFVDDAPERVARFLNEGIVDIAQLHGSETEEYIGRLRGMTSGTVMKCFRPETAEDVRLAMGSSADLVMLDGGSGSGRAFDWSLLREADRDYFLAGGLTPENVGDAVRRLRPFAVDTSSGTETEGKKDIRRMRRFMDAVRDADRDVPARDGRPECAEDD, encoded by the coding sequence TTGACCAAGGTCAAGTTCTGCGGCAACCGGACCCCTGAGGACGTGAGCTTCGTCAACGAGGCCCGCCCGGACTATGCCGGGTTCATCCTGGCGAAGGGCTTCCGCAGGACCGTCGACGACATTACGGCCGAGAAGCTGGCGGAGGCCGTCCGCCCGGGGATTTCCCGCGTAGGCGTCTTCGTGGACGATGCGCCGGAGAGGGTCGCCCGCTTCCTCAACGAAGGGATCGTGGACATAGCCCAGCTCCACGGCAGCGAGACGGAAGAATACATAGGCCGCCTCAGGGGGATGACCTCCGGGACGGTCATGAAATGCTTCCGCCCGGAGACCGCAGAAGATGTACGCCTGGCCATGGGGTCCTCGGCGGACCTCGTGATGCTGGACGGGGGTTCCGGGTCCGGGAGGGCCTTCGACTGGTCGCTCCTGCGGGAAGCCGACAGGGACTATTTCCTGGCCGGGGGGCTGACGCCGGAGAACGTCGGGGACGCCGTGAGGCGCCTGAGGCCGTTCGCGGTGGACACCAGCTCCGGGACGGAGACCGAAGGTAAGAAGGACATCCGCAGGATGCGGAGGTTCATGGATGCAGTGCGGGATGCGGACAGGGATGTCCCCGCCCGGGACGGACGCCCCGAATGCGCAGAAGATGATTGA
- a CDS encoding indolepyruvate oxidoreductase subunit beta, translated as MKYSVQIVGVGGQGVLLASMVLGNAAMRAGHRVMMSEVHGMAQRGGSVTSTVRFGDEVYSPLEAAGNADLIMAFEPVEAVRSLPMGNRGSVVLMNLDPVYPGNVAAGFDTYPDIGSLVAEAKKSCSRVLTVRATEIAVKAGKAVAANAVMIGAVAAADGFPIGKDLLKEVLLETVPAKFRDLNAAAFDMGYDAMKNSA; from the coding sequence ATGAAGTACTCAGTCCAGATCGTCGGGGTCGGAGGGCAGGGGGTCCTGCTCGCCTCCATGGTGCTCGGGAACGCCGCGATGCGCGCCGGGCACAGGGTGATGATGAGCGAGGTCCACGGGATGGCCCAGAGGGGCGGCAGCGTCACCTCCACCGTCAGGTTCGGGGACGAGGTCTACAGCCCCCTCGAGGCAGCCGGCAATGCCGACCTCATCATGGCCTTCGAGCCGGTCGAGGCCGTCCGCAGCCTTCCGATGGGGAACCGCGGATCGGTCGTCCTCATGAACCTCGATCCGGTCTACCCCGGGAACGTGGCCGCCGGGTTCGATACCTATCCGGACATCGGCAGCCTGGTCGCCGAAGCGAAGAAGAGCTGCAGCCGCGTCCTCACCGTCAGGGCAACGGAGATTGCCGTGAAGGCCGGCAAGGCCGTGGCCGCCAATGCCGTCATGATCGGCGCCGTGGCCGCCGCCGATGGGTTCCCGATCGGGAAGGACCTGCTCAAGGAGGTCCTCCTCGAGACCGTCCCGGCCAAGTTCAGGGACCTCAACGCCGCCGCCTTCGACATGGGCTACGACGCGATGAAGAACAGCGCCTGA